Sequence from the Sulfurihydrogenibium sp. genome:
TCCATCCGGTCAAGTTATTAGACCTTCTTGAAAAGAAAGAAACATCCCAAATGTTTTGCTTTTCGATATTAAAATAAGCTGGCAATTTTCCATAGTTAGATTTTGCTATATTTTGTTTGCTGCCGGATTTTAGCTGATTTAAAATCTTTTCAAAAGTTTTATTATTGTTAATATTTGATTTAATTGAAGCTTTTACCTTTTTTATACCTCTTACGAAGCTATAATGTCCGTCTTCTTCTGTCCATGTATTTAATGGAATAGCTACATCGCAAACCAACGCAAGCCCATCTTCAAAGGGAGTAAATATTACTTTCTTTTCTAAAGTCATTAAAATTTCTTTTAACTTATCTTCTTCTAAAAATTCTGCTATATCTTCACCAAAAAGAATGATGTTTTTGATCTCTCCACTTTCAATTTTTGAAATAATATCCGGCAAATAGCTAAGATTTTCTACAATGTTTATAATTCCAAAACCGTTTGGATAAGGTGGAATCAATAAGATTTTATTTTGCATTTGTGATTGAACTTCTTTAAGTTTTTTTCCAAACCTGTAAGCATCTTCTCCGTAGAAATAGTTAGAGTATACTATAATCTCACTGCCATCTACAATTTCAATAAGTTTTTCAATGATTTGACCACCTTCTGTATCTATTATAAGCGGATACAGTTTTTTTAATCTTTTTACTTGTGGAGAAATTGCAATAACTTTTTTATTCATGTAGTATGTGATTACAGGATTTGTATCGGTGATGTCATTTCCAACCACTATCCATTTTTTAGCATTTTTTAACTCTTCTTCCGATGGCGGTGTATACTCTCCAAATCCTTCTAAAAGTGGCAGTAAATCCAATGTAATTGTTGATGTAATATATGCTCCTGATTTAGAAGCAATTTCATTTATCTTTTGCAAATTTTCATTTAATAAATATGGAGATACAACAATGGCAGTTTGAGATGGTTTTTCATTTAATAGGTCAATAACTTCTTGCAAAACATCATCAAATGAAGAATAATTATTGTTTATTTTTGGATATTTTAATCTATTTGTATTGAAGCTGTCATATCCAAGATAAGGCTTTGCGCATACCTCAAGCTCTGCTGTACTTCTTATTCTGTGTATTTTTTTATCATCATGGTCTATTACAACAGGACAGCCAAGGGAGCAAAAACTGCAATGAGTGTATGTTTCTTTTAATAGCCAAGGTCTTGCATTAAATTTAAAAGGCTTAAATAAAATAGCTCCAACCGGACATATGTCTACACAGAGACCACACATTTCACAGGTTGATGTATCCATAGGTTTTAAAGCTGGAGAGATTAATATCTCAAATCCTCTTTCTATTTGAGTAATAGAATGAGATTTGTTTATGTTATCGCAAACACTTACACATTTCATACATAAAACACATCTATTTGATACATACTCAAGATAATCACTTTCCCAATCTTCTTCTGGTCTTATTTTTTCAAAAGGTGTTATTGGCAGTATATTATGCTGTGGTCCCCAGTAGGTCCCCCAGTTTTGTAAATCACATTCTCCGGCTTTATCACATATTGGACAGTCAAGAGGATGTCTTGTAAAAAGCATTTCAAGTATAAATTTTCTATCTTCTTTTACTTTTTCATTCTCAGTCTCTATCTCCATCCCGTCATAGACATAACTTCCACATGCAATGATACTTCTCTTTGCTTTAACATCATAGACTAAACACATTCTGCATCCGCCGAAGATTGGCAGTTTTTCATGATAACAAAAGGTTGGAATCAATTTATTAATTTTTTTTGCAGCTTCCAAAACGGTTGTATTCTTAGGTACAGAAATTTCAATTCCATCAATCTTTATGTTTACTAAATCCATCTTACAGCCCACCTAATTTTAATAAGGTAATTTTCCAATTTATTTCATTAAGCATTTGTATAAGCTAATATTATCCTTAAAATTGTATCTAAATTCAAGCTTTTTAGATAGTAGATAAATTGAGAGTGTTCCAAAATTTATGTAAGTTTACTTTTTCGCCCCAAGGATGTAAGCCCGAAGGATCTCCTTTTTAAATCCCATAAAAATTGCTAATTTCTCACCCAAGGTATTCATTCTTTTTGTATTTATAGCATTTTTAAAAAATAAGTTAATAAAATTTAACTTAATTTTAATAAAAAATTGATAAAATCTCTGATTATAAAATAACTTTGAGAGGTCTAAATCATGGAAAACTACTTTGGAGACATTTTAGAAAAAGCCATGTCAAGAAGAGATATATTTAAGATTTGCGGAATATTAGGACTTTCTGGACTGTTTAACGTTGGATATTCTAAGGACATTCAAACATCTGTAAAAAACTATAAAAACTTATCTTTTAGAACCATTTATCCTAATACAAAAGATGAAATAACGATTCCGGAAGGTTATGAATGGAAAATTTTAATCAAATGGGGAGACCCGTTAGATAACAACGATGGGATAAACTATCAGAATGTTTTTGAAAAAACATCTAACCATGATGTTGAAAGACAAAAGTACTGCTTTGGATACAATAATGATTTTGTAGGATTTTTTAACTTTAAAGATAAAACTCTTTTGGTTGTAAATCATGAGTACACTAACCCAGAGCTTATGTTTAAGGATTATTTTCTAAGAAATCAGCCAACGAAAGAAGAGGTTGATTTTATGATTCAGGCTCATGGGCTTTCTATAGTTGAGATTAAAAAGAATAAAGATGGATTTTTTGAGTATGTAAAAGACTCTAAATTCAACAGAAGAATAACAGCAGAAACAAAAGCTTTAATATCCGGACCTGCGAAAGGGCATAAACTTCTCCAAACATCTTACGACCCAAACGGCGAGTTTGTGTATGGAACTATTGCTAATTGCTCAGCAGGAAAAACTCCATGGGGAACGGTTTTATCCTGTGAGGAAAACTTCCATTCTTACTTTGGAGGAGATTTAGAAAACATAGACCCAGAAAAAATGACAGATTATAAAGTTGTTGAAATCCATCAAAGATACGGCGTTCCGGATATTAAATATCATGATTATTATGGGTTTTATAAGTACTACGATAGGTTTAGCGTTGAAAAAGAACCAAACGAAGCAAACAGATTTGGCTGGGTTGTAGAGATTGACCCATTAAACCCAAACAGACCACCAATTAAAAGAACAGCCCTTGGAAGGTTTAAGCATGAAGCAGCAAATACCGCTATCGGAAAAGATGGAAGAGTAGCAGTTTACATGGGAGATGATGAAAGATATGAGTATCTTTACAAATTTTTAACTAAAAACAAGTTTGACCCAAATAACAGAGAGAAAAATCTTAACCTGTTAGATGAAGGAACGCTATACGTGGCTGTATTTAACGATGACTTTACAGGACAATGGGTAGAAATTGCATCGGCTTACTTAGAAAATGGAAAGTATATAATTAAGCCAAATCCAAAGCTACCAAACATATTCCAGGAAGACCCTGCCTTGTGTTTTATCTACACAAGAAAGGCTGCTGATTTATTAAACGCTACGAAAATGGACAGACCCGAAGACGTAGAATATAATCATATCACTAAATCTGTTTTTGCTGTCATGACTTACAATGAAAAAAGAAAAGCATCAGAAACAAACGCAGCAAACCCAAGACCGGAAAATACAATGGGACATATTATAGAAATCATTGAAGAAAATCACAATCCTACTTCAACAAAATTTAATTGGAGAATAGCCTTGATGTGTGGAGACCCAAAAGCAAGCTCTTACAATAACAAGCTTTTTATCTATGGACAGCTTGCTAAGTCTGATGTTCCACCAATATCAGCACCGGATAACATAGCCATTGATAAAGCTGGTAATGTATGGATAGCAACCGACGGTAATCCTGGATTAGATAGATTAAAATCTAATGATGGTGTTTACGTGCTAAATCCATTTACAAAAGAGTTAAAGATGTTTTTATCAGGCGTGCCAAACTGTGAAATATGCGGTCCTGAATTTTCAGATGATTATAAAGTATTTTTCTGTGCAATCCAACATCCGGGAGAAGGAGATTTAAACGCTACAAAATGGCCGTATCTAAACGACAACTGTCCAATCCCAAGACCAGCAGTTATACAAGTTAAAAGAAAAGATGGATTAGAGATTTATTTATAAATAATTGGCTCACGTAGAGACAGATGACGGGTAAAGCCTGAAAGTTTTTAAGAGAGTGTAATAATTTTTTTAGCTTTCCTTTACGTGTCAGCCTGAAGCCGAAGACTGTAGAATCTATTCTTTTAAAAAGAGAGAGAAAACGAGATTCTTCGCTTACGCTCAGAATGACTATGTTGACTTTTGGAACACCCTACCTACATCAACTTGGGACTGTTCCAAAAATCAAAAAAACTTCTTTTCAAAACATGTAGAAATTCCAAAGAATGGCTGAGCTGAATAATCAAGAGTAGCTTGAAAATATGCTTATATCTTTATAATTCAAACAGTTCGGATACAACTTAAAAATAAGACGTGAAAAGAGACACGTTAAACACTATTTAAACTATCGCCGTTCTTTTAAAACGTCTCACATCTTACATCTCGCGTCTCATCTTATGTAACCCACACTGTTCAAGCTGGAAGTTTAACGTGAGAAGTGAAACGTGGAACGTGAAACGTAGAAAAAATTTAAAACCATTATCATTCTTTTAAAACGTATCACATCTCACGTCTCACGTTTCACCTTTTACATAACCCACACGGTTCAGATGTAACATGTTTTGAAATATCAGACTACGCAAATTTTTTTCTCCTTTATAACCCACACGGTTCAGATGGAACTTGGTTGGCGGAATACGGAGACCCTGCTACACAAGACTTTATAACCCACACGGTTCAGATGGAACTAAGTAGGAGGAAAGTGTTATGGCAAAAGTAAAAGTAATCTTTATAACCCACACGGTTCAGATGGAACGGTGTTATACAACACCACCTATCTGCCTCATACGACTTTATAACCCACACGGTTCAGATGGAACGGTTATATACCCTGAAGGGGTTCAAAGAAAAAGCTACTTTATAACCCACACGGTTCAGATGGAACGCCAGATACACGGTGGATATTATCTGTCGGCGGTAACTTTATAACCCACACGGTTCAGATGGAACTTTTAAATGATCTGTATGCGTTTGAAGAGAATTTTAACTTTATAACCCACACGGTTCAGATGGAACTAGGGTCATTCTACGGACAAGAATTTGTGCTTGATAACTTTATAACCCACACGGTTCAGATGGAACCCCCCCGTTGTATGCTAACCCTGTTAGATTAGATAAGGCTTTATAACCCACACGGTTCAGATGGAACCCGTTAACTTTTAACTCAAAAATAAAATCGCTTTTAACTTACTCTATCAATGTTCTGATAACTATTATACCAAACTTTTAAAAAACCTGCAAGTTGAAGTTTTTTGCAGCAAACCTCGATATACAGAAAATATATTATTATATTTTATCCTTTAACATCCCATCACAAGCCAACCGCTGAAAACCACAAACTCAGAAGCCCGCTGCAAATACCACTCCTTAACTTCCCGATCTTAAAAAATTTTAAAATAAAAAACTGCAAATTTTCAAAAAATTAAACACTACAAATTTCAAAATTAAAAAGTTTATTTCAACAAACACTTACAACTACTTTTTAAAAAATTCCTTTCAAACTTTCATTACACAAGCTTAAATCAAACATCAAAAAATAAAACTACATTACCAATACCTTAGCTTCACTGACTGCTAAATCATCTCGCTAAGTATTCAAACAATCTAACAAAAATCACTAAGATATTGATAAGCCAATCTCTAACGTCTCACATCTCACGTCTCACGTTTCACGTAAAACAAGCTTGTGTGGGCTAACCTATTCAATTGCCAAGGTACAGTTAAAAATTAAAAATTATGTAATAAGTATATCAAAAAAATTTTCTATCTGTCAAGCAGAAATTGAGAGTGTTCCAAAATTTTTGTAAGCTTACCTTTCCGTGTCATCGTGAGGAAGTAAGTCCGAAGGATCTCTTTTTTGATTTTTGACTTGAAAAGAAAAACAGGAGATTCTTTACTTCGCTCAGAATGACAACGTTGATTTTTGCAAGCAGTCTTAGTGATAAATAAAATCTGCCATTCTACAGTCAAGTAAAGAGTCTCATTCTATCCTACTAAATAATCCTTTATATTCTCATAAATCTTGATTGTTGCATCAGACTTATTTAATGTATAAAAATGAAGACCTTTTACGCCGTGTTTGATTAAGTCTATACACTGTAAGGTTGCAAACTCAATACCTATCTTTTTAGTCTCCTCTGGATTGTCTGCATACTTTTCAAACTTTTGAACCACCTCTTCAGGAATGGTTGCACCACACAAAGAAGCAAACTTTTTAATCTGATTAAAATTTGTTATTGGCATAATGCCGGGTATTATTGGAATATTTATTCCTGCTATTTCGCATTTTTCTAAAAACTCATAAAAATAGCTATTATCAAAAAACATCTGAGTAATAGAAAAATCAGCTCCTGCTTCTACTTTCTTTTTAAAGTATAAAATCTCTCTTTCAAGATTTGGGCTTTCTGGGTGTCCTTCCGGATAAGATGCTACCGCTATACAAAAATAGTCTTTATAATTTTCTCTTATCAAGCTTACAAGTTCGCTTGCATGTTTACATCCATCAGACGGAATATCTGTTTTTTCAAAATTAAGGGGCATATCTCCTCTAAGGGCAAGGATATTTTCTATTCCTATTTTTTTATAATCATCAAGAATGCTTAAAATTTCCTGCTTAGAATGACCGATACAGGTAAGGTGTGCCATTACTGTTAGGTTTGTCTCTTCATGTATTTTTTTGACTATGTCTCTTGTCTTTTCTCTCGTTGAACCACCCGCTCCATATGTGACAGACACAAAAGTCGGATTTAACGGCTGTAAGTTTGATATTGTTTCAAACAATGTTTTTTCTGCTTCTTCTGTCTTAGGTGGGAAAAATTCAAATGATATGCTAATCTTTGTGTTTTTTAATTTGTCAATTATTTTCATCTTTCACCTCTGGTTAATATTTTTCAAAAATCTATAAAATCTATTTTCAACAGATGATAATCTTATATTTTTTTGTGTGATAATGGAAAACTTTCTTGTAATTTTTAGGTCGTCAACTTCAATTTTTTTTAAGTATCCGTCATTGATTAAGTCTTCAGCAACAAGCTTAGATACAAAGGCTAAGTAATCTGAGTTTTGCACTATCTTAGCAATAGCTTTACTACTTGAAACTTCCATAGATGGAGTAATTTTTATCTTTAAACTTTGCTCTACTATATTCCTTGTCCCTGACCCAAGTTCTCTGAATATAAATTTATAATTTTTTAGCTCATTTTGTGTTTTTAGATACTCAGAAATAGAATTATTTTTAGATGCAATCAAGATTATCTCATCTTCATAAAATTCAGATACATCAAGTTTGTTTGATATTATGTTATCTTCTACAAGCCCTATATTAAAAATCTTTGATAGTACACCATCTTCAACTTCCTTAGAGTTGCCTATGAAAATTTTTATGCTTACTTCTGGATTTTCTGATAAAAATTTTGTAATTATCTTAGGAAGAAGATAATCACCTATTGTAGAACTACAGCCTATATAAAGAACGGAAGTTTTTTTTACATTTTTAAGATTTTCTTCCATATTCATGTAATCTTCTATTATTTTGCTTGCAAACTGATAAAGGACTTTTCCTTCTTCTGTAAGCTCAAGATTTGATTTATGTCTTCTAAACAAAGTCATTCCAAGGTAATTTTCTATCTTTTTGATTTGAAGCGTCACCGTTGGCTGGGATAAAAAAAGCATATGTGCAGCTTTTGAAAAGCTTTTTAAATCTGCAACTGCTTTAAATATTCTTAATTTGTGATAATCAAGTACTTCCATACTTCCTTGCTATCTCTGTTGCTAAATTTATTGTTTTATCAATTATATAAAATATATCATCTACAGAATCAAGTTTGTTGTAATCAAACTTTTCTAATGTTTCTAAGATAATTTTGTGTATATCTGTAAACTTTATCCTTTCTTCTAAAAAGAAGTTGACGGCTATCTCATCTGCTACGGTCAAAACTGTTGGATATACACCGCCTTTTTTACCACACTCAACGGCAAGTTTTAATAACGGAAATTTTTCTGTGTCTGGTTTTAAAAAGTTAAGCGACTTAATCTTTGTAAAATCTAAGTAATTATCGGATATAAACTTTCTTTCTGGATAAAATAAAGCGTATGATATAGGAATTTTCATATCAGGGTTAGACATGTTAGATATAACAGTTCCATCAACAAATTCAACCATTCCGTGTATGATACTTTCCGGATGGATCAACACATCTATTTTTTCATAAGGCATTGAAAACAAATAATGGGCTTCTATAACTTCTAACCCTTTATTCATCAGCGTTGCGCTATCTATGGTTATTTTCTTACCCATACTCCATCTTGGATGGATTAATGCTTGTTTAACTGTGATATTTTCAAAATCTTCAGCTGGCATATTTACAAAAGGACCACCGGAAGCTGTTAGAATAATTCTTCTAACTTCTTTTTGATTACTATCTTTAAGTATCTGAAAAATAGCAGAATGCTCACTGTCTATTGGAAGAATTTTTTTATACTTATCTTTAAGTAGCTCTCCAAGACAGATGATAGCTTCTTTATTTGCAGTTGCAAGGGTTTTATTGTATTTAAGCAGTAGATAAGTAGGAAGAATGCCTTTTATTCCTGCAATTGCGTTTATGAATAAATCCAAATCAAGACCGACAGCCTGTTTTAACCCATCTTCTCCAACCAAAACCTTTGTATCATCTATACTTTTTTCTTCCGTATTTTCAACATAAACATAAGATGGTTTAAACTCTTTAATCTGATTTATAAGATTTTCAGATAACTTAGAAGCTCCAAGGAGCTGAACTTTTATCTGGTCTTTATACTTTCTGATAACATCTAACGCCTGACTTCCAACAGAACCGGTAGAACCAAGTATTCCAACTTTCAACAAAGCTTAAACTTCTCCTAACGCCTTTACTATATAGCCAAAATATTCATTATCATCTTTTACGCCTACAAACTCCACTTTATCATTGATAACAGTTTTTGGAACTGCTGAAACATTATACTTCATTGCAATCTCTGGAAATGAATAACATTCAAAAATAGAAGCATTTATTAATCTGCTGACAGTTGCAAAGCTGATGGCTTTAATCGTAGCAGGTGGACACCATCCGCAGGAAGTCGTTACAAAAACTTTAATATCTACTGGCTTATCTATCTCTTCTATAAACTCTAAAACTCTTTGAGATATATGATATTCGTTATTTCCTATTATCTTTAAACTCTCTAAAAACGCCTGAAACTCTCCACCAAGAATGTTTCCATAAAACTTTACGCCTGTATCTTCACCGTTTCTTAAAATCTTTATAGCAGGCTTTAATTCTGAAAACTCTTTGTACTCTAAATTTATTTTTTGACTATCTTTAAAATACTCTTCTAATGTTTTTTTAATTTTTTGCGAAATATCTTTTTCGTCAAAATCACAAATTAAAGCTAAAGCTTCTTTTATATCCATGTTTTCCTCTTATTCTTATTATTCTTATTCATAATTAAATATTATAAAATAAACTAAGAAAATAATAATAATAAGGGTGTGATTATTGTGGATAAGCGTCGAAAAGTTAAATTTATCAATAACTTAATCCTGTGGATAACCTGTGGATAAGTCAGTTTTTCCTGTGGATAACTGTGGATAACTTGTGTATTTTTAAAAATTTTAATAAAAGTTATCCACATATACCAGCAAAAATTTTTTAGTTGTCCACAACTTATCCACAACTTATCCACAAGTTGTCCACAACTAATCCACAACCTAAAAATTTTTGGTATACTTAATATACGATGACATACAAAAGGCAAATTTACAAAAATTTTAGAACATTCTCCTGTTAAGTATAAACAATTTAAAAATCTATGCTATCATATCTAAGGATTTGAATAATGAGGCTGAAAGAAATGTTGCAAGAGCTACTTGAGGGGTTTCAGGAAAAGATTCCAAAAGAAAAATGGAAAATAGACTCAAAAGATATTGAGACAATTTTTGAAGATTTTTCTAAACATTTTGAGACAAATGTATCTTTAAAAATTTTATCTGAAGAGGACAGAAAGGTATTATTTCGTTTCATTAAAAGATATATAAAAAATTATTTATCTGTATATCCTGATGATAGAATAAAACTTTTGCAAAGACTGGGAGAAAGACTATTAATTAAACTAATCTCAGAATTTTCTGTTGTTGAAGTGTATAAGATTATACTAAGGGCTGTTGAAAAGATAAAGGATGAAAGTAAAAGGGAAATTCTAAAAGAAAAAATTAACTTTGATTTTATTATTGTTATTTCACTCTACATTAATTTGTCTTATAAAGAGGATAAAAAAATATTAAAAGATAGTAGTTTAGAGTATGTATTAAGTGTAGAAAAAGGAATAAATATTCATTTAAACATAAAAAATAAATTGTATAAGTCTTTATTCTCTGGAAAAAATCAAGTTGAAATTAAATCTGCTGAAGAATGTGAATTTTCTGAGTGGTTAAAGGATAGCTTGATAGATTTAGTTAATGACAAAAATATAATCAAGGAAATAGAATCTTTACATGAAAAATTTCATCTTATAGCTCAAAAAATTTTAAAGGGTAAAGACAATTTTACAAAAGTATTACTCCTTAGAGATTTAGAAGACGCTTCTTTAAAATTAATCTATCTATTAAATAAAATCTATACAGAAAATCTAAGCCACATAGCGATCTACGATAAATTAACACAAGTTTACAATAGAGTTTTGTTAGATAGCATTTTATATAAATTAGCTAAATATTCAAAAAGACATAAATTACCTATTTCAATTATTATGTTAGATATAGATAATTTTAAAGGCATAAATGATACATACGGACATTTAGAAGGTGATAGAGTATTAAAAGTGGTCGCTTCTATAATAAAATCTTCAATTAGGGAATCAGATTATATCTTTAGATACGGTGGAGAAGAGTTTTTAACACTTTTGCCAAACACAGACATAAATGGTGCCGTTGTTGTTGGAGAAAAAATTAGAAGAAATATAGAAAATTTTGATTTTGGCCTTGATAGAAAAATTACAATAAGCTGTGGCATAAAGCAAATAGAAAATTTTGACAATCCTTATTTAGACATAGAAGAAGCCGATAAATATTTATATGTAGCAAAAAAAACAGGTAAGAATAGGTGTATCTATGGAAATATTATACTCACCAGCTAAAATAAACTTAGGTTTATGGATAATAGGTAAAAGGCCTGATGGTTATCATGAAATTTTTACTTTATATCATACCCTTGATTTTTATGACAGAATTATAATTCAAGAGCATCCATTTTTAGAAATAAAAACCTCGCTGCCGGAGATAAAGCAAGAAGAAAACATAGTCTATAAAGCTATTTCGTTGTTTGAAAGTTATACAGGCATAGAACAAAATTTACAGGTTATTATTGAGAAAAACATCCCGGTTGGTGGTGGTCTTGGTGGAGGAAGTTCCAATGCTGCTACTGTTTTAAATTATCTAAATAAAAAACATGGTAATATCCTGCCAAAAGAAAAATTATTTGAAATTGCTGTTAAGCTTGGTGCTGATGTTCCGTTTTTCTTAAAAGGTGGTTTTGCTATAGGAGAAGGCATAGGAGAAAAACTTACATTCTTACCAAAAACTTTAAACGAGGAAATCTTTATAATCTATCCTAACATAAAGTCGGACACAAAAACTGTATACTCCAAGGTTGATAAATCTATATTGACAAATAAAGGAGATTTAAATATAATATTATCTCTGATAAATGAATACGATATAAAGAAATTAGAAGCTTACATTGAGAATAAGTTAGGTGACATAGCCTTAGATTTGTATCCAGAGATAAAAGAAGTTTATGATTTTTTAAATTATTTAGGATTTTCACCGAAAGTATCCGGTAGTGGCAGCTGTGTTTATGTAATAGGAAAGCCAACTGAAGAAGTTGAAAAAGCTGCAGCCATTAAAGGTTGGAGATTAATAAAAACGAAACTCAAATAAATACACTGGGGAGTAGTTCAGCGGCAGAACACCGGTCTTTGGAACCGGGTGTCGGAGGTTCGAATCCTCCCTCCCCAGCTACAATCAAAGTTGTCTTCGGAGGATTCAATTGAGTAGAGCCTTAAAAATTATCAGTGGAAATGCCAATCTCTCCCTGTCTAAAGAAATTTCAAATTATTTAGAAACTCCATTGGTCGATGTTCTTCTTACAAGATT
This genomic interval carries:
- a CDS encoding 2Fe-2S iron-sulfur cluster-binding protein; translation: MDLVNIKIDGIEISVPKNTTVLEAAKKINKLIPTFCYHEKLPIFGGCRMCLVYDVKAKRSIIACGSYVYDGMEIETENEKVKEDRKFILEMLFTRHPLDCPICDKAGECDLQNWGTYWGPQHNILPITPFEKIRPEEDWESDYLEYVSNRCVLCMKCVSVCDNINKSHSITQIERGFEILISPALKPMDTSTCEMCGLCVDICPVGAILFKPFKFNARPWLLKETYTHCSFCSLGCPVVIDHDDKKIHRIRSTAELEVCAKPYLGYDSFNTNRLKYPKINNNYSSFDDVLQEVIDLLNEKPSQTAIVVSPYLLNENLQKINEIASKSGAYITSTITLDLLPLLEGFGEYTPPSEEELKNAKKWIVVGNDITDTNPVITYYMNKKVIAISPQVKRLKKLYPLIIDTEGGQIIEKLIEIVDGSEIIVYSNYFYGEDAYRFGKKLKEVQSQMQNKILLIPPYPNGFGIINIVENLSYLPDIISKIESGEIKNIILFGEDIAEFLEEDKLKEILMTLEKKVIFTPFEDGLALVCDVAIPLNTWTEEDGHYSFVRGIKKVKASIKSNINNNKTFEKILNQLKSGSKQNIAKSNYGKLPAYFNIEKQNIWDVSFFSRRSNNLTGWKMKNLSMVEEE
- a CDS encoding PhoX family phosphatase — its product is MENYFGDILEKAMSRRDIFKICGILGLSGLFNVGYSKDIQTSVKNYKNLSFRTIYPNTKDEITIPEGYEWKILIKWGDPLDNNDGINYQNVFEKTSNHDVERQKYCFGYNNDFVGFFNFKDKTLLVVNHEYTNPELMFKDYFLRNQPTKEEVDFMIQAHGLSIVEIKKNKDGFFEYVKDSKFNRRITAETKALISGPAKGHKLLQTSYDPNGEFVYGTIANCSAGKTPWGTVLSCEENFHSYFGGDLENIDPEKMTDYKVVEIHQRYGVPDIKYHDYYGFYKYYDRFSVEKEPNEANRFGWVVEIDPLNPNRPPIKRTALGRFKHEAANTAIGKDGRVAVYMGDDERYEYLYKFLTKNKFDPNNREKNLNLLDEGTLYVAVFNDDFTGQWVEIASAYLENGKYIIKPNPKLPNIFQEDPALCFIYTRKAADLLNATKMDRPEDVEYNHITKSVFAVMTYNEKRKASETNAANPRPENTMGHIIEIIEENHNPTSTKFNWRIALMCGDPKASSYNNKLFIYGQLAKSDVPPISAPDNIAIDKAGNVWIATDGNPGLDRLKSNDGVYVLNPFTKELKMFLSGVPNCEICGPEFSDDYKVFFCAIQHPGEGDLNATKWPYLNDNCPIPRPAVIQVKRKDGLEIYL
- the metF gene encoding methylenetetrahydrofolate reductase [NAD(P)H], whose product is MKIIDKLKNTKISISFEFFPPKTEEAEKTLFETISNLQPLNPTFVSVTYGAGGSTREKTRDIVKKIHEETNLTVMAHLTCIGHSKQEILSILDDYKKIGIENILALRGDMPLNFEKTDIPSDGCKHASELVSLIRENYKDYFCIAVASYPEGHPESPNLEREILYFKKKVEAGADFSITQMFFDNSYFYEFLEKCEIAGINIPIIPGIMPITNFNQIKKFASLCGATIPEEVVQKFEKYADNPEETKKIGIEFATLQCIDLIKHGVKGLHFYTLNKSDATIKIYENIKDYLVG
- a CDS encoding LysR family transcriptional regulator; amino-acid sequence: MEVLDYHKLRIFKAVADLKSFSKAAHMLFLSQPTVTLQIKKIENYLGMTLFRRHKSNLELTEEGKVLYQFASKIIEDYMNMEENLKNVKKTSVLYIGCSSTIGDYLLPKIITKFLSENPEVSIKIFIGNSKEVEDGVLSKIFNIGLVEDNIISNKLDVSEFYEDEIILIASKNNSISEYLKTQNELKNYKFIFRELGSGTRNIVEQSLKIKITPSMEVSSSKAIAKIVQNSDYLAFVSKLVAEDLINDGYLKKIEVDDLKITRKFSIITQKNIRLSSVENRFYRFLKNINQR
- the dxr gene encoding 1-deoxy-D-xylulose-5-phosphate reductoisomerase, coding for MKVGILGSTGSVGSQALDVIRKYKDQIKVQLLGASKLSENLINQIKEFKPSYVYVENTEEKSIDDTKVLVGEDGLKQAVGLDLDLFINAIAGIKGILPTYLLLKYNKTLATANKEAIICLGELLKDKYKKILPIDSEHSAIFQILKDSNQKEVRRIILTASGGPFVNMPAEDFENITVKQALIHPRWSMGKKITIDSATLMNKGLEVIEAHYLFSMPYEKIDVLIHPESIIHGMVEFVDGTVISNMSNPDMKIPISYALFYPERKFISDNYLDFTKIKSLNFLKPDTEKFPLLKLAVECGKKGGVYPTVLTVADEIAVNFFLEERIKFTDIHKIILETLEKFDYNKLDSVDDIFYIIDKTINLATEIARKYGST
- a CDS encoding thioredoxin family protein — encoded protein: MDIKEALALICDFDEKDISQKIKKTLEEYFKDSQKINLEYKEFSELKPAIKILRNGEDTGVKFYGNILGGEFQAFLESLKIIGNNEYHISQRVLEFIEEIDKPVDIKVFVTTSCGWCPPATIKAISFATVSRLINASIFECYSFPEIAMKYNVSAVPKTVINDKVEFVGVKDDNEYFGYIVKALGEV
- a CDS encoding sensor domain-containing diguanylate cyclase; the encoded protein is MRLKEMLQELLEGFQEKIPKEKWKIDSKDIETIFEDFSKHFETNVSLKILSEEDRKVLFRFIKRYIKNYLSVYPDDRIKLLQRLGERLLIKLISEFSVVEVYKIILRAVEKIKDESKREILKEKINFDFIIVISLYINLSYKEDKKILKDSSLEYVLSVEKGINIHLNIKNKLYKSLFSGKNQVEIKSAEECEFSEWLKDSLIDLVNDKNIIKEIESLHEKFHLIAQKILKGKDNFTKVLLLRDLEDASLKLIYLLNKIYTENLSHIAIYDKLTQVYNRVLLDSILYKLAKYSKRHKLPISIIMLDIDNFKGINDTYGHLEGDRVLKVVASIIKSSIRESDYIFRYGGEEFLTLLPNTDINGAVVVGEKIRRNIENFDFGLDRKITISCGIKQIENFDNPYLDIEEADKYLYVAKKTGKNRCIYGNIILTS
- a CDS encoding 4-(cytidine 5'-diphospho)-2-C-methyl-D-erythritol kinase, producing the protein MEILYSPAKINLGLWIIGKRPDGYHEIFTLYHTLDFYDRIIIQEHPFLEIKTSLPEIKQEENIVYKAISLFESYTGIEQNLQVIIEKNIPVGGGLGGGSSNAATVLNYLNKKHGNILPKEKLFEIAVKLGADVPFFLKGGFAIGEGIGEKLTFLPKTLNEEIFIIYPNIKSDTKTVYSKVDKSILTNKGDLNIILSLINEYDIKKLEAYIENKLGDIALDLYPEIKEVYDFLNYLGFSPKVSGSGSCVYVIGKPTEEVEKAAAIKGWRLIKTKLK